The Elusimicrobiota bacterium sequence GCCCGCGAAGTGGGCACCGACGGCAAGCTGGGCGGCCAGGCGGCCGTGCCGGGCGTGGCCGGCACGTGGAAGGACCTCACCGACTCCGTGAACTCGATGGCTTCCAACCTCACGGCCCAGGTCCGCAACATCGCCGAAGTGACCACGGCCGTCGCGCGCGGCGACCTCTCGCGCAAGATCTCGGCCGACGCCAAGGGCGAGATCCTGGAGCTCAAGAACACGATCAACATCATGGTGGACCAGCTGAATTCCTTCGCCTCCGAGGTCACCCGAGTCGCCCGCGAGGTCGGAACCGAGGGCAAACTCGGCGGACAGGCCGTAGTGAAAGGGGTGGCCGGCATCTGGAAGGACCTCACCAACAACGTCAATTTCATGGCCTCCAACCTCACCAGCCAGGTCCGCAACATCGCCGAGGTCACGACCGCGGTGGCCAAGGGAGACCTCTCCCGAAAGATCACCGTGGAGGTCAAGGGCGAGATCCTATCCCTGAAGGACACCATCAATACCATGGTGGACCAGCTGAACTCCTTCGCCTCCGAGGTGACCCGCGTGGCGCGCGAGGTCGGCACCGAGGGAAAGCTCGGCGGACAGGCCGTGGTGAAGGGGGTGGCCGGGGTCTGGAAAGATCTCACCGACAACGTCAACTCCATGGCCTCCAACCTCACCAACCAGGTCCGCAACATCGCCGAGGTGACCACGGCGGTTGCCAATGGAGATCTTTCGCGCAAGATCACGGTGGAGGTGAAGGGCGAGATCCTTCAACTCAAGAACACGATCAACACCATGGTGGACCAGCTGAGGTCTTTCGCCTCCGAGGTTACCCGGGTCGCCCGCGAGGTTGGCACCGAGGGCAAACTAGGCGGCCAGGCCCGAGTAAAGGACGTGGCCGGCATCTGGAAGGACTTGACCGACAACGTCAACTCCATGGCCAACAACCTCACCAACCAAGTCCGAAACATCGCCGAGATCACCACGGCCGTCGCCAAGGGCGACCTCTCGAAGAAGATCACGGTCGACGTCAAGGGCGAGATCTTGGCCTTAAAGGACACCATCAACACCATGGTGGATCAGCTGAACTCCTTCGCCTCCGAGGTCACCCGGGTCGCCCGCGAGGTTGGCACCGAGGGAAAGCTCGGCGGCCAGGCCGTGGTGAAAGGGGTGGCCGGGGTCTGGAAGGATCTCACCGACAACGTCAACTCCATGGCCTCCAACCTCACCAACCAGGTCCGCAACATCGCCGAGGTGACCACGGCGGTTGCGCGCGGCGATCTCTCACGGAAGATCACCGTGGAGGTGAAAGGCGAGATCCTGGCCTTAAAGGACACCATCAACACCACGGTGGACCAGCTGAACGCCTTCGCCTCCGAGGTGACCCGCGTCGCCCGCGAGGTCGGCACCGATGGAAAATTGGGCGGCCAGGCCATGGTGAAAGGGGTGGCCGGCATCTGGAAGGACTTGACAGACAACGTCAACTCCATGGCCTCCAACCTCACCAGCCAAGTGCGCAATATCGCCAAGGTCGTGACGGCGGTGGCCAACGGGAACTTGAAGCAAAAGCTCGCCCTGGAGGCGCGCGGAGAGATCGCGGCCCTGGCCGACACCATCAACGCCATGATCGACACCTTGGCCACCTTCGCAGACCAGGTCACCACGGTGGCCCGCGAGGTGGGCGTGGAGGGAAAGCTCGGCGGCCAAGCCCGAGTTCCAGGCGCCACGGGCCTCTGGAGGGATCTCACCGACAACGTCAACCAGCTCGCGGCCAACCTCACCACCCAGGTGCGGGCCATCGCCGACGTGTCCACGGCCGTGACCAAGGGAGACCTCACCCAATCCATCACCGTGGTGGCCCAGGGGGAGGTGTCGGCCTTGAAGGACAACATCAATGAGATGATCCGCAACCTCCGCCAAACCACGCGCAAGAACGCCGACCAGGACTGGCTCAAGACCAATTTGGCCAAGTTCACGCGCATGCTCCAAGGCCAGCGCGACATAGACACGGTCTCGCGCCAGATCCTCTCGGAGCTAGCGCCTTTGATCTCGGCCCAGCATGGGGTGTTCTACGTCTACGACGACGACTCCCAGGAGGAGAAGCCCCTGAAGCTTCTGGCCTCCTACGCCCACAAGGAGAGCCTTTCCCTCCCCGAGCACCTGGGCCTGGGGGAGGGCTTGGTCGGGCAATGCGCCCTGGAGAAGCAGAAGGTTCTGCTCACGGGCGTGCCCTCCGACTACGTCAAGATCAACTCCTCCTTGGGCGAGGCCGCGCCCTTGAACCTCACGGTGCTCCCCGTCCTCTTCGAGGGCCAGGTCAAGGCCGTGATCGAGCTCGCCTCCTTCAACCGCTTCAGCGAGATCCACCTCACTTTCCTGGAGCAGCTCACCGAGTCCATCGGGATCGTGCTCAACACCATCGCGGCCACGATGCGCACCGAGGATCTGCTCAAGCAGTCCCAGTCCCTGGCCCAGGAGCTCCAGAAAACCAACGCAGAGCTCGAGGAGAAGGCGCGGCTCCTGTCCGAGCAGAAAAAAGAAGTGGAAGCCAAGAACCGCGAGATCGAGGTGGCCCGCCAGGCCATAGAGGAAAAAGCCGAGCAGCTGGCCTTAACCTCGAAGTACAAGTCCCAGTTCTTGGCCAACATGTCCCACGAGCTCCGGACCCCCCTCAACAGCCTTCTCATCCTGGCGCGGACTTTGGCGGAAAACGCCGAGAAGAACCTGCTCCCCAAGCAAGTGGAGTTCGCCAAGACCATCCACTCCTCAGGCAAGGACCTCTTGGCCCTCATCAACGACATCCTGGATCTCTCCAAGATCGAGTCCGGAACCATGTCCCTCGAAATCAGCGAGGTGCGCTTCCAGGAACTGCAAGACTACGTGGAGCGGGGATTCAGGCAGGTGGCCGCGGAGAAGGGCCTTGAGTTCTCCGTCGAGGTGGATGAACGCCTCCCCAACGCCCTCAATACGGACTCCAAGCGCCTGCAGCAGATACTGCGCAATCTCCTCTCCAACGCCCTCAAATTCACCGAGAAGGGCAAGGTCCTCCTGCGCATGATGGTGGCCAAGGGCGGCTGGAGCCGGGAGCAGGAGCTCTTGAACCGCGCCGACTGCGTTCTGGCCTTCGTGGTGTCGGACACCGGCATCGGGATCCCCCTCGATAAGCAGAAGATCATTTTCGAGGCCTTCCAGCAGGTGGACATGACCACGAGCCGCAAATACGGTGGCACGGGCCTGGGGCTCTCCATCAGCCGGGAAATCTCCAAGATGCTGGGCGGCGAGATCAACGTGCAGAGCACCCCCGGGCAAGGCAGCACCTTCTTCCTCTATCTCCCGCTCTCCTACACCCCGCCGCGGCCGCGGCCCTTGGAGCTCGTGACCATGGAGGATGTACAGGCCATCGCGGTCAAGGAAGCCAAGTCCTTAGAGGAAGAGTCGCAAGTCCCGGAAACTTTGCCCATCGATATAGAGGACGATCGCGGCGCGATCCAGACCGAGGACCGCGTCATCCTCGTGATCGAGGACGACGTGGCCTATGCCCAGATCCTGCGCGACATGTCGCGCCAGGCCGGCTTCAAGGCCCTGGTCGCGACAAGGGGAGATTCGGGCTTGGTCTTGGCGCACAAATACCTGCCCCACGCCATCACTTTGGACTTGAAGCTCCCCGACATGGACGGCTGGGCCGTCTTCGACCGGCTCAAGCACGATCCCCAGACCCGGCACATCCCCATCCACATCATGTCCGTGGAGGAACAGGTCGAGCGCGGCCTGTCCCAGGGCGCCTTCGCCTATCTGGTCAAGCCCGTCTCCGGCGAGGCCTTGTCCGGGGCTCTGGGCAAGATGCGAGGCTACATAGACCGCCCGGTCAAGAACCTTCTCGTGGTCGAGGACAACGAGGCACAGAGGATGAGCATCCTGGAGCTCTTGAACTCCGGCTCCATAAAAATCACGGCCGCCAGCTCCGGACAGGAGGCCCTTGAGGTTTTGAAGAGAGAGTCCTTCGACTGCATGGTCCTTGACTTGAAGCTCCCCGACATGACGGGCTTCGAACTCATCCGCCGCTTGAAAAGTGAGCTGGGCTCCACGGAAACACCCATCATAGTCTACACCGGCAAGGATCTCACCAAGAAGGAGGAGCGCCAGCTGCGCCAGGTGACGCAGTCCATCATCGTCAAGGACGCCCGCTCACCGGAAAGGCTCTTGGACGAGGTGGCCCTGTTCATGCACCAAATCGTCAACCAACTTCCCGAGGCCAAGCGCCAGCTCCTCGAGGAGCTGTACCAATCCCAACCCCTGCTCTCCGACAAGACCGTCCTCATCGTGGATGACGACGTGCGCAACATCTTCGCCCTCACGAGCGTCTTGGAGCGCTACCGGATGAAGGTGGTCTACGCGGAGAACGGCAAGGCCGGGCTCGAGATACTGCAGACCACCCCCGGGATAGATATCGTGCTCATGGACGTCATGATGCCCGACATGGACGGCTACGAGACCATGCGGGCCATACGCCGAATCGAGCAGTACAAGCGCCTGCCCATCATCGCGCTGACGGCCAAGGCCATGAAGGGCGACCGGGAGAAATGCATCGAGGCGGGAGCTTCCGACTACATCCCCAAGCCAGTGGAGATCGAGCAGCTGCTCTCGCTATTGCGGGTCTGGCTGTACCACTACATCTTCAGCCCGCAATGATGGGATAGGAGACCATGCCCAAAGAAAGCCTGCTGCCGGGGAGCGTTGCCGCCGAGAGGCGGAGCGCGGCGCCTGCCCAGATCAGCGTCCTCCTGGTGGACGACCGGGAGGAGAACCTGCTGGCCCTCGAAAGCGCCCTAAGCGGGCTCGGGCACAGCCTGGTCAAGGCCCGCTCCGGCCAGGAGGCCTTGAAGCAGCTTCTCGAGCGGGACTTCGCCGTGATCCTCCTCGACGTCTACATGCCGGGCATGGACGGCTTCGAGACGGCCCGGCTCATCCGAGAGCGCGAGCGCTCCAAGCTCACCCCCATCATATTCCTGACCGCGGTGAGCAAGGGCGAGATGCAGGTCTACAAGGGCTACTCGGTCGGAGCCGTGGACTACATCTTCAAGCCCTTCATCCTGGAGGTCCTGCGCGCCAAGGTATCGGTTTTCGTGGACCTCTTCATGAAGACGGAAGAGATCCGCGCGCAGGCCGAGCTCCTGCGCCAGATCGAGGGGCGCGAGCACCGCAGGGCCTTGCGGGAGATGAGGGCCCAACGCAACCGCTTCTTCTACCTATCCCTGGACCTGATGTGCACCTTGGGCTTCGACGGCTTGCTCAAGGAGATCAATGTCTCCTGGGAGAAGACCTTGGGCATCCCCAGAAACGAGCTCCTGTCCAGGCCCTTTATCGAACTGGTCCATCCCGACGACAGGAAGGCAACCCTGTCCTACTGGCGCCAGCTTGCCTCACCCCTGGCGCGGGGCCTGGAGAACCGCGTGCGCTGCCGGGACGGGTCCTACCGCTGGCTCTTGTGGAACTCCACCCCCTTCCCCAAGGATAAGGTTCATTACGCGGTGGCCCACGACATCACCGAGCGCAAGCGCGCCGAGGAGTCCCTCAAGGCCCTCAACGAGACCCTGGAGGCCCGGGTCCGCGAGAGGACGCGGGAGTTCTCGCGCATCAACATCGAGCTCGAGCGCTCCAACGTCGAGCTGGAGCAGTTCGCCTTCCTGGCCTCGCACGACCTGCGCGAGCCCCTGCGCAAGGTGGCAAGCTTCACCGAGCTCCTGGCCAGCCGCTACCGCGGCAAGCTCGACCAGAACGCGGACCAATACATCCGCTCCATCGTGAGCGGAGTGGCACGCATGGGGGAGATGATCTCGGATCTGCTCGAGTACTCCCAGG is a genomic window containing:
- a CDS encoding response regulator, coding for MPKESLLPGSVAAERRSAAPAQISVLLVDDREENLLALESALSGLGHSLVKARSGQEALKQLLERDFAVILLDVYMPGMDGFETARLIRERERSKLTPIIFLTAVSKGEMQVYKGYSVGAVDYIFKPFILEVLRAKVSVFVDLFMKTEEIRAQAELLRQIEGREHRRALREMRAQRNRFFYLSLDLMCTLGFDGLLKEINVSWEKTLGIPRNELLSRPFIELVHPDDRKATLSYWRQLASPLARGLENRVRCRDGSYRWLLWNSTPFPKDKVHYAVAHDITERKRAEESLKALNETLEARVRERTREFSRINIELERSNVELEQFAFLASHDLREPLRKVASFTELLASRYRGKLDQNADQYIRSIVSGVARMGEMISDLLEYSQVGKGERPFKTAALEDILGKALLDLSVAIHESKATITHDPLPAVKGDAVELTSLFLNLLNNAVKFRADAPPVIHVSAKPQGREWVLTVRDNGIGIDPAYHERIFAIFKRLHSKDKYPGTGIGLAICKKIIEHHEGRIWVESELGRGTAFHLTLPAP
- a CDS encoding response regulator, which gives rise to AREVGTDGKLGGQAAVPGVAGTWKDLTDSVNSMASNLTAQVRNIAEVTTAVARGDLSRKISADAKGEILELKNTINIMVDQLNSFASEVTRVAREVGTEGKLGGQAVVKGVAGIWKDLTNNVNFMASNLTSQVRNIAEVTTAVAKGDLSRKITVEVKGEILSLKDTINTMVDQLNSFASEVTRVAREVGTEGKLGGQAVVKGVAGVWKDLTDNVNSMASNLTNQVRNIAEVTTAVANGDLSRKITVEVKGEILQLKNTINTMVDQLRSFASEVTRVAREVGTEGKLGGQARVKDVAGIWKDLTDNVNSMANNLTNQVRNIAEITTAVAKGDLSKKITVDVKGEILALKDTINTMVDQLNSFASEVTRVAREVGTEGKLGGQAVVKGVAGVWKDLTDNVNSMASNLTNQVRNIAEVTTAVARGDLSRKITVEVKGEILALKDTINTTVDQLNAFASEVTRVAREVGTDGKLGGQAMVKGVAGIWKDLTDNVNSMASNLTSQVRNIAKVVTAVANGNLKQKLALEARGEIAALADTINAMIDTLATFADQVTTVAREVGVEGKLGGQARVPGATGLWRDLTDNVNQLAANLTTQVRAIADVSTAVTKGDLTQSITVVAQGEVSALKDNINEMIRNLRQTTRKNADQDWLKTNLAKFTRMLQGQRDIDTVSRQILSELAPLISAQHGVFYVYDDDSQEEKPLKLLASYAHKESLSLPEHLGLGEGLVGQCALEKQKVLLTGVPSDYVKINSSLGEAAPLNLTVLPVLFEGQVKAVIELASFNRFSEIHLTFLEQLTESIGIVLNTIAATMRTEDLLKQSQSLAQELQKTNAELEEKARLLSEQKKEVEAKNREIEVARQAIEEKAEQLALTSKYKSQFLANMSHELRTPLNSLLILARTLAENAEKNLLPKQVEFAKTIHSSGKDLLALINDILDLSKIESGTMSLEISEVRFQELQDYVERGFRQVAAEKGLEFSVEVDERLPNALNTDSKRLQQILRNLLSNALKFTEKGKVLLRMMVAKGGWSREQELLNRADCVLAFVVSDTGIGIPLDKQKIIFEAFQQVDMTTSRKYGGTGLGLSISREISKMLGGEINVQSTPGQGSTFFLYLPLSYTPPRPRPLELVTMEDVQAIAVKEAKSLEEESQVPETLPIDIEDDRGAIQTEDRVILVIEDDVAYAQILRDMSRQAGFKALVATRGDSGLVLAHKYLPHAITLDLKLPDMDGWAVFDRLKHDPQTRHIPIHIMSVEEQVERGLSQGAFAYLVKPVSGEALSGALGKMRGYIDRPVKNLLVVEDNEAQRMSILELLNSGSIKITAASSGQEALEVLKRESFDCMVLDLKLPDMTGFELIRRLKSELGSTETPIIVYTGKDLTKKEERQLRQVTQSIIVKDARSPERLLDEVALFMHQIVNQLPEAKRQLLEELYQSQPLLSDKTVLIVDDDVRNIFALTSVLERYRMKVVYAENGKAGLEILQTTPGIDIVLMDVMMPDMDGYETMRAIRRIEQYKRLPIIALTAKAMKGDREKCIEAGASDYIPKPVEIEQLLSLLRVWLYHYIFSPQ